TCTTGCAACCGACCGTTCACGACTGACCATCTCCTACTGCCTACTGCCTACTGCCTACTGCCTATTCCCCACCTCGAGGTTCCCCCATGCCCTCCCACTTCCTCGGCATCGATGTCGGCACCGGCAGCGCCAGGGCAGGGGTGTTCGACAGTGACGGCACCATGCTGGCCTCGGCTAAGCGCGACATCGCCTTGTTCATCGAGCCCGGCGAAATCGCCGAGCAGTCGAGCGAGGACATCTGGCACGCGGTCTGCGCCAGCGTACGCGAGGCGGTTGCGAAGTCCGGCCTTGGTCCGTGCGACATTGCCGGCATCGGCTTCGACGCGACCTGCTCGCTGGTCGTCGTCGGGCAGGGCGGCGTGCCACTCGCCGTCGGCCGTTCGGGCAACAGTCAGCGCAACATCATCGTCTGGATGGACCATCGCGCCCGCGACCAGGCGCAACGCATCAATGCCGGCAAGCACGCCGTACTCGACTATGTCGGCGGCGCCATCTCGCCGGAGATGGAGACGCCCAAGCTTTTGTGGCTGAGCGAAAACATGCCCGAAAGTTTTGCCGCGGCCGAGCATTTCTTCGACCTGACCGACTATCTGACCTGGCGCTCGACCGGCAGCCTGGCGCGCTCGATCTGCACTGTCACCTGCAAATGGACCTATCTGGGCCATGAGCGGCGCTGGGACGAGGCGTATTTCCGCGCCATCGGCCTTGGCGCACTCGCCGAAGAAGGCTTTGCCCGGATCGGCACCGAGATCGTCGAGGGCGGCACCGCCCTTGCCGGCGGCTTGACTGGAGATGCAGCCGCCGATTTCGGCCTGCTGCCGGGAACGCCGGTCGCGGCCGGGCTGATCGATGCCCATGCCGGCGGTGTAGGCACTGTCGGTGGCAAGGGAGATGCCGGTACGTTGCAGTCGAGAATGGCTTATGTCTTCGGCACCTCGGCCTGCACAATGGCGAGCACCAGCGAGCCGGCCTTCGTGCCCGGCGTCTGGGGGCCCTATTTCTCCTCCATGGTGCCGGGCCTGTGGCTCAGCGAAGGCGGCCAATCGGCGGCGGGTGCTGCCATCGATCATCTCGTCAGCTTCCACCCGGCCACGGACGAAGCGGCATCCCATGCCAAGGCGCAAGGCGTCAGCCTTGCCGCATGGCTTGGCCAGCAGGCGGCAGAGCAGTCCGCCGATTTGTCCTCGGCGGCCCACCTTGCGGACGGGTTGCATGTCGTTCCCGAATTCCTCGGCAACCGCTCGCCCTTCGCCGACCCTGAAGCCAAGGGCCTGATCGCCGGGCTGGGCATGGACACTTCCCTCGACAGCCTGGTCGCGCTCTATGTCGCCGGCCTGTGCGGGCTTGGCTATGGCGTGCGCCAGATCGTGGCAGCGATGGCCGAGAAAAATTTGGCCATCGACACCATCGTCGTCAGCGGCGGCGCCGCACAGAGCGAACTGGTGCGCCAGCTTCTGGCAGACACGACAGGGCTGACGGTCGCCGGATCGACCTCTCCAGAACCGGTGTTGCTTGGCTCCGCCATGTTGGGCGCGGTGGCCGCCGGACACTACCCGGATCTGATATCGGCGATGACCGGAATGTCCACGATGGGCCAGATCTATCGTCCGGCAGGCGGATCGCCAGAAGCCCTGCACGACAGGCGGTTCGCCGCTTTCGAACTGCTGCAGAAGGCGGCAAGGGCGATCCGCGGTTGACCATCACGTCTGCATTAAATTGTGCCTTTGCACGACCCGGCGAACACGGGCACATCCCTGGGGACTAGTCGCGAGGTCAGACTTTGATTGCGGCAAGCATTCCAATGGGTTTTCCGCCAAATTGGCTGATCGCCGATCTCGAAGCCACAAAGTCTTCTTTATGGAATGGCTCGCCCCTTTCCCTCGGCGCATGATTGCGTCGTCGATGAGTCTGGCACGGAGTTGAGCCGATGAATGAGATCAAGGTTCTTGGTATAGATCTTGGAAAGGACGTTTGCAGCGTTGTCGGGCTGGACGAAGCCGGGAACGTGCTGTTGCGGCGCCGGATGCGTCGGGACAGCGTGGTGAAGCTGGCGGCGGGAATGCCGGCCTGCGTGATGGCGATGGAAGCCTGTTGCGGCGCCCATCATCTCGGCCGGCAGCTTCGTGAGCAGGGCCACGATGTACGGCTGATGTCTCCCGAATATGTTCGTCCCTACGTGAAAGCGCAGAAGAACGACGATCGGGATGCCGAGGCGATAGCGGAAGCCGCGACCCGCCCAACGATGCGCTTTGTCGATCTGAAGAGCGACGAGCAACTCGACATGCAGAGCCTGCACCGGGCTCGAGATCGGCTGGTTGGCGAGCGCACGACTCTGATCAACCAGCTTCGGGCGATTTTGCTCGAGCGGGGAATCATGATTGCCAAGGGGCGGCGCAAGCTTGAACTCCGACTGGAACAGCTTCTCGCCGGAGAGATGGCGATCGGCCGTCGGATCCGGGTTCTGATCGAGGACATGCGAGCCGAGTGGCGCGCCCTCGATGCCCGCATCGTCTCCTTCGACGCGGAGTTCGCGACCCTCGCTCGCACGGACGCATCAATGAAGCTGCTCTCGACGATCCCGGGGATCGGCCCATTGAATGCGACCGCGTTCGTAGCGTCGGTCGGAAAGGCCGAGACGTTTGGCCGGGGCCGTGACCTTGCGGCCTGGCTTCGACTCGTGCCTCGACAAATGACGACCGGAGGTAAGCCTAAGCTTCTGGGGATCAGCAAGCGCGGCAACGGCTATCTTCGTAGGATGCTGATCCATGGAGCACGAGCAGCGCTGGCGTCCCTTGCCAAAGGGAAGACGCTGTTGGGCGAATGGCTTCGAGGCCTGCTGTCGCGAACTCATATGAACACGGCTGTCGTCGCGCTAGCGGCGAAGATGGCCAGGATCATCTGGGCGGTGCTGAGAAGCGGGCGTCCGTTCCAGATGGCGGCGTTGCCGTCGGTCGAATAATCAGAGATCGGCCGGAAGGGAGACCTTCAGGCCGGCGTTGTCTGTGAGTGGACTGAAAAGATGGCCTGACAGTCGAACGGTGTGCCGACATCCTGACCAAAAAAATGGCGTTAGACGCCGACGTCTTTATGAGGATCGGTACGCGCGTAAGCTCCATCTTGGCCGGGGACGATCATTGCCCCGAGACCGGATACGTTGGCGCAGACTGAGATGCCGTCAAAAATCGCTTGCAGGCGGGGCGAGCCATACGTTTTTTGATCCAGCACGGTCAAGCTGCCCTCCGGCTACTCAATTGGCTGGAGCGGCCAGTTTGAGTATCTCAAGCGCACCAAGGCGCGCCTCATGATCGTGGTGCCCCTTACGCTGGCGCTCATCTTCCTACTGCTCTTCCTCAACTTCCGCAGGTTGACCGAGACGCTGATCGTGATGTTGTCGCTGCCATTCGCCCTGGTCGGCGGCATCTGGCTGATGTGGTGGCTGGGCTTCAACACCTCGGTCGCGGTCGCGGTCGGGTTCATCGCCTGCCGATGATTGGCGGCATGGTCTCGTCGACCATCCTGACGCTCGTTGTCATCCCGGCGGTCTACGCCCTGGTCAAGGGCTGGGGGCTGGCACGGAAGCTTCGGGCAGTCGACGAGTTTGAGATGTCGGTAAAGACAGCGGAGCTGGTGTTGTAGGGAAGTTTCGCATCCATAGAACGTGGTGGGCAGGTTCTGTTGCAAACTTTGCGGTAATTCGTATCTGCGATGAGAACGCTCCGATTTTTGGAGACCGTGTCATGTTCAAGGGCCGTCATTTCGACCGATCAGTGATCTTGCTGTTCGTTCAGTGGTATCGGGCTTATGGCTTGAGCTTGCGGGACCTGAAGGAAGGCGGAGCGCGGCACCAGCGTCGGCCATTCGACGGTCCATCGCTGGGTGGTTCACTTTTCTCCCTTACTGCTGACGCAGTTCAATCGCCGGAAGCGGTCGGTTGGCAGCAAATGGCATATGGATGACACCTACATCAAGGTTCGTGGCGAGTGGATGTACCTCTACCGCGCAATCGACAGCGTCGGCGATACCGTTTTCTGGTTCAGCCAACATCGTGATCTGCCGGCAGCAAAACGCTTTCTGCGCAAGGCTTTGCAGCGTCATGGCAGGCCGGACCGCATTGTCATCGACGGTAGCCAGACCAATCGGGAAGCGATTATCTCCTGCGATGCCGAGAGCCGCTTGAGGGATAGGTCGCGCCGAGCATTGAGGGCGATCCGTATCCGCAAGAGCCAATACTTGAACAACCGGATCGAGCAGGATCATCGGCGCATCAAGCGACGGGTGCGACCGATGCTGGGCTTCAAGGCGTTCGCGACCAGCCGTTACATTCGCCGGCATCGAGATGGTTCACATGATGCGCAAGCGGCAGGGCCGCTTCGCCTTCAACCCAGCCCCATCGCTCAAAGAGCAGTTCGAGGCAAACGCCGCCTGAATTGCGTCCAGCAGATAGCTGACTGTTGCCTTGCCGAATATCTGCGACGGAACCCAAAATACTCCCCGCGGAGTTAACCTGACATCACCGCCCATGACAGTAAATAGCGTTTTGTAACCCCAAGCACGCGCTATTCCGATGTAACGGCAAAAAATGACAAGCTCATTCAAGCTTCGAGAGATATCGCGCCCCGCGGCCGACTGCAACATGCAAGGACGTAGCCTTCGGCTTTCTCGTCGTCGGACAAGCCGCCCAGGTCGTCCATGTCCACGTGTCCCTGGGTCATTTTCACTTTGCAGCTTCCGCAGACGCCTTGCTGGCAAGAACTGTCGATCCAAATCCCAACGTTCAACGCCGCTTCCAGCAAGGTCTCGCCTGGGGCACAGGCCCCCTGTTTGCCAGACAGCGAAAAATACACCTCGCCGCCGAGACCATCCGTGTCCTCGACAACGATCTTCTCGCCGAAGCTCTCCTCGTGCAGGGCCGCGACGGATACCTCCTCGGCCATGGCCCTTGCGGCCTTCATGAAGCCCTCTGGACCGCACATGAAAATTTCACGCTCGGCGAGGTCAGGAACGAGCGTCCGCATTAACTCTGCCCCAATCTGGCCAGTCGTTCCGCCAAAGTCTTTCTGCTCGCTGTCGTCGCCCACGACCAGATGCACTTTGACGTTCCGGAAGCGTTTGGCGATGAACTCCAACTGCTCGCGGAAGATGATGTCTTTCGGCGACCTTGCGAAATAGACAAAGACGACATCCGTCCGATCGACGACATCGGTGATGTATTGCAGCATCGACATCACGGGGGTCACCCCCGATCCTCCGGAGAGAAAAAGCGGCTTGGCTGATGGAATGTCGAGATAGTTGAAATGGCCGCCGATATCGGCGATTTCGACCTCCATTCCTGGATGCAGGTTGTCGTTAAGCCAGTTGGACACCAGGCCTCCCGGAACCCGCTTGACGGTGATCTGGATATTATGCGGCCGGGTCGGCGTCGAACAGATCGAGTAGGCGCGTGGACATAGCTCGCCATCGATCCGGAACTTGAAGGTGACATACTGACCGGGCTTGAAATCGAAGCTACGGCTCTGGCTGTCTTCGAACACGAGGGTCTTGCTGTCGTGCGTCTCCTCCATCACGGCCTTGCACACGAGGGTGCATGGGCCGCCGCGATAGCATGGCTGGCGGTTGGCGGCAGACAGGGAATAGCGAAACGCAGTATCCATTAGCATCGCACGCATCTCCGATAGGTGCGACATGGATATCAAGTTCGGCGATCTGAATTGATCCGGTAAAAATTCGGTTTCAATCGATAAATTCGATCATCGATGGTCGATGACCTGTTTTAGTGACTTGAGCGCCCAAACAACAACCGGGTCTCGTCGGCGACGCATGTGCACAGCAGAAAAGACTGGTTGTGGTATCGTCGGTGCGTCCTGCACAATCCTTATACCGGAGACCTTGCTTTGCGCGCCCGCGAATGCGAACCGGGGAAGGTACAGCGTGCCCCCATGTCGCCCCAGGAGTTCAATGGCCAGGTCGTCGCTTCCGATCACCATGCTCGGGAACGCGAATTCCGGAAGCACCTCGTCCAGCGCACGTTCGAATGCACTGGTGTAGGCCACTTTGATATAGCGGCTGATCTCCACGTCCGCCAAAGCTTCGTGGTCCGTCGAGACCATGATGAACTCGGCCGCTCCAAGGTCGGCGATCTGGACGTCAGGCGTCAGTTGCGGCGCGAACATGATGCCGATGTCCGTCTCGCCCGAGAGGATGTCCCGCTGAATTTGGGACGAGAAATTGATCTCGACATGTAGATCGAGATCGCCCTCTTCGCTCCTGAGCTTGTCGATCCAGTCCATCAGGTATGCTCTGACAAGGCTGTACTGACACGAGATGTGGAGACGGCGTCTCCGCGCTGCGGCACCGCTCAGCACATCGCGGCGAGCATGTCCCCACATCGTGAGGAAAGACCGACAGTGTCCCTCGAAACGCCTCCCGGCAGGTGTTGGCTCGGCACCACCGCGCCCTCGTTCGAAGAGTCGTACTCCGAGCGTCTCCTCCAGTTGACGGATGCGGGCGCTGACTGTCGACTGCATGATGTTCATGCGCTCGGCTGTCCGCTTGAAATTCCCAGTTTCCATGACATCGAGGAACGTGAGCAGCAGAGGGATGTTCATCGGCTCTATCGCCTTTTCCGATCAATAATGGAAATAGACCGATATTTTCCGATTGATCTTAGGTCAATAGGTTGGACCTCATACCCACCTGCCGATCAATCGGCCCGGCGACGCATTGGAGAGCAAGATGTTCATCCTCGACACCGACTGCCATAATTACTGGTGCAGCGCCACCGTGCTTGAGCCCTATATGGAGGGGCTGTTCAAGGACATGTTCGTCCGTGGTGAAAAGACTGGACCGCGTGGAGCGTTTCCGCATGGTCATCGCCCCTGGTTCCACCCGGAAGGCTTTGCGCGTCACGACATCAACCCCGTCGAAGAAGATGACAACTATCTCATCATGAAGGAAAAGCACCTCGATAAGTACGATATCAATGTCGCGATCCTGACTAGTGACGAGCCAATCGAAGCTTCCACGCTTGCCAATCCCTACTACGCCAATGCGCTATGCAAGGCATACAATGACTACATGATCGACTACTGGCTCCCGAAGGACAGCCGATTCTGGGGATCGATAGTCGTCGCGCCACAAGACCCCAAGCTGGCGGCAGAGGAAATCCGCCGACTTGGTTCGCACCCCCGTGTCGTCCAGGTCCTGGTCAGCCACGGTGCGCAGCGGCCATATGGCGATCCCTTCTATCATCCCATCTTTGAGGCATGCGCCGAAATGGGCCTCCCATTCGCGATGCATCTCGGCGGCCAGGGTGGCCTGAATGCGAATCCGATTGGCGCTGGCCCCTCGACCTTTTTCTGGGAAACCCACGCGATCCTGCCGCAGTCGGC
This DNA window, taken from Mesorhizobium sp. INR15, encodes the following:
- a CDS encoding amidohydrolase family protein; this encodes MFILDTDCHNYWCSATVLEPYMEGLFKDMFVRGEKTGPRGAFPHGHRPWFHPEGFARHDINPVEEDDNYLIMKEKHLDKYDINVAILTSDEPIEASTLANPYYANALCKAYNDYMIDYWLPKDSRFWGSIVVAPQDPKLAAEEIRRLGSHPRVVQVLVSHGAQRPYGDPFYHPIFEACAEMGLPFAMHLGGQGGLNANPIGAGPSTFFWETHAILPQSAMTHMASLIAQGVFERWPDLKVVIIECGVAWVPSVLWRLDSNYRALRKETPWLKRLPSEYFKSNIRMSTQPLEQPQNIQHLWATLEAMDGENTLLFASDYPHWDYDDVTKLHIPPAWREKVLGLNALDAYRRIPHPTAMAAE
- a CDS encoding IS110 family transposase; amino-acid sequence: MNEIKVLGIDLGKDVCSVVGLDEAGNVLLRRRMRRDSVVKLAAGMPACVMAMEACCGAHHLGRQLREQGHDVRLMSPEYVRPYVKAQKNDDRDAEAIAEAATRPTMRFVDLKSDEQLDMQSLHRARDRLVGERTTLINQLRAILLERGIMIAKGRRKLELRLEQLLAGEMAIGRRIRVLIEDMRAEWRALDARIVSFDAEFATLARTDASMKLLSTIPGIGPLNATAFVASVGKAETFGRGRDLAAWLRLVPRQMTTGGKPKLLGISKRGNGYLRRMLIHGARAALASLAKGKTLLGEWLRGLLSRTHMNTAVVALAAKMARIIWAVLRSGRPFQMAALPSVE
- a CDS encoding FGGY-family carbohydrate kinase, with the protein product MPSHFLGIDVGTGSARAGVFDSDGTMLASAKRDIALFIEPGEIAEQSSEDIWHAVCASVREAVAKSGLGPCDIAGIGFDATCSLVVVGQGGVPLAVGRSGNSQRNIIVWMDHRARDQAQRINAGKHAVLDYVGGAISPEMETPKLLWLSENMPESFAAAEHFFDLTDYLTWRSTGSLARSICTVTCKWTYLGHERRWDEAYFRAIGLGALAEEGFARIGTEIVEGGTALAGGLTGDAAADFGLLPGTPVAAGLIDAHAGGVGTVGGKGDAGTLQSRMAYVFGTSACTMASTSEPAFVPGVWGPYFSSMVPGLWLSEGGQSAAGAAIDHLVSFHPATDEAASHAKAQGVSLAAWLGQQAAEQSADLSSAAHLADGLHVVPEFLGNRSPFADPEAKGLIAGLGMDTSLDSLVALYVAGLCGLGYGVRQIVAAMAEKNLAIDTIVVSGGAAQSELVRQLLADTTGLTVAGSTSPEPVLLGSAMLGAVAAGHYPDLISAMTGMSTMGQIYRPAGGSPEALHDRRFAAFELLQKAARAIRG
- a CDS encoding LysR family transcriptional regulator: MNIPLLLTFLDVMETGNFKRTAERMNIMQSTVSARIRQLEETLGVRLFERGRGGAEPTPAGRRFEGHCRSFLTMWGHARRDVLSGAAARRRRLHISCQYSLVRAYLMDWIDKLRSEEGDLDLHVEINFSSQIQRDILSGETDIGIMFAPQLTPDVQIADLGAAEFIMVSTDHEALADVEISRYIKVAYTSAFERALDEVLPEFAFPSMVIGSDDLAIELLGRHGGTLYLPRFAFAGAQSKVSGIRIVQDAPTIPQPVFSAVHMRRRRDPVVVWALKSLKQVIDHR
- a CDS encoding hybrid-cluster NAD(P)-dependent oxidoreductase produces the protein MDTAFRYSLSAANRQPCYRGGPCTLVCKAVMEETHDSKTLVFEDSQSRSFDFKPGQYVTFKFRIDGELCPRAYSICSTPTRPHNIQITVKRVPGGLVSNWLNDNLHPGMEVEIADIGGHFNYLDIPSAKPLFLSGGSGVTPVMSMLQYITDVVDRTDVVFVYFARSPKDIIFREQLEFIAKRFRNVKVHLVVGDDSEQKDFGGTTGQIGAELMRTLVPDLAEREIFMCGPEGFMKAARAMAEEVSVAALHEESFGEKIVVEDTDGLGGEVYFSLSGKQGACAPGETLLEAALNVGIWIDSSCQQGVCGSCKVKMTQGHVDMDDLGGLSDDEKAEGYVLACCSRPRGAISLEA